A section of the Pedobacter sp. HDW13 genome encodes:
- a CDS encoding glycosyltransferase: MSGKQIFQTETKTRWNTFTWVSRTFFLVFIIAIICVVYTLSSVQAPNLPFINTNTPLTQKQLDKLKKSQQYKAFSIEKSQLEKIKRDRERRILTHRGNSKRINMAFYVSWAGIKETSISDLKRNISHLDMVATESFFLNGDSIVDKADTAALKVIHAAKKSAIAVVSNYNKDHWDGAAVKRLLNNQPAQQKLISDLITITKKYGYKGINIDFEELNLENSDSFNAFMKNLYTEFHAQKLIVSQDISPENDDYKPEILQKYNDYIVLMAYDQHTEQSNAGDISHQEWVEEKLDNICSKVDANKVILALACYGYDWPQNSVGKSVTYEEAMINAVNYKSKINFDPESANLNYSYSDGSGIKHNVYFTDAATYFNLIRKADDWDIAGIALWRLGSEDKRLWSFISNDLSLDTLKKKPFDLRKIASLNMGGISYIGNGEILDLISTPQPGMVKFTLNPANFSIANQQYTRLPEQYVIKRFGEADKKIALTFDDGPDPVYTPQVLNILKKEKVPGCFFVVGIMAEQNMELLRQEYNDGYEIGNHTFFHPDMSAIGPRRVKFELNATRRLIEAVTGHSTILFRAPFNADAEPQNISEILPVAQSRKENYINIGEFIDPEDWEPGKTADQIFNEVVKQQDNGNILLLHDAGGNREATVAALPRIIKFFKAKGYTFTTVGDLMGKKRSELMPAVKSTANSGFSGSGDYFFINFFYYGNMTLNIIFSVAIVLAILRTLFIAYLAIRQQKKTKQNAGKLVQNPTEKVSIIIPAYNEEVTAVQTINSLLKTTYPDFELIFVDDGSKDKTFEIINEQFGNHPQVKVYRKANGGKASALNYGISKANADFVVCIDADTQLKNDAVTELMRHFYSDKIAAVAGTVKVGNAHNIITKWQSIEYITAQNMDRRAFDLLNTITVVPGAIGAFRKNVILEVGGFTIDTLAEDCDLTMRILKAGYTVKNCSTAIAYTEAPETVNMLLKQRFRWSFGVMQSFWKNRKTLLNKKYGYFGMVGMPNILIYQIILPLFSPLADLFMLISLISGLFSLSAINNLTLTGFSGILSLHNGFGQVLFYYIIFIVVDMFFAAIAFRMEKEKYKNLLYLFPQRFFWRQLMYIVLFRSVRKAIKGELETWGTLKRTGNVKEQVAL; the protein is encoded by the coding sequence ATGTCCGGAAAACAAATATTTCAAACTGAGACTAAAACCCGCTGGAACACTTTTACATGGGTAAGCCGCACTTTCTTTTTAGTCTTCATCATCGCAATTATCTGCGTAGTGTACACCCTATCTTCGGTACAGGCACCGAATTTACCTTTTATTAACACCAACACGCCTTTAACGCAAAAGCAGTTAGATAAGCTAAAGAAATCGCAACAATACAAAGCTTTTTCGATAGAAAAGTCGCAACTCGAGAAAATTAAAAGAGACCGTGAACGCCGGATTTTAACCCACCGCGGTAACAGCAAACGTATTAACATGGCCTTTTATGTAAGCTGGGCAGGAATTAAAGAAACATCGATATCAGATTTAAAAAGAAACATCAGTCATTTAGACATGGTGGCTACAGAATCGTTCTTTTTAAATGGCGATTCGATTGTTGATAAAGCCGATACTGCGGCATTAAAAGTAATCCATGCTGCTAAAAAATCGGCCATTGCCGTAGTTTCAAACTATAATAAAGACCATTGGGATGGAGCAGCGGTAAAACGCCTGTTAAATAACCAGCCGGCGCAGCAAAAATTAATTAGCGATTTAATCACCATTACTAAAAAGTATGGCTATAAAGGTATTAACATCGATTTCGAAGAGCTTAACCTCGAAAACAGCGATAGCTTTAATGCTTTCATGAAAAATCTTTACACCGAGTTTCATGCTCAAAAGTTGATTGTTTCGCAGGATATTTCACCAGAAAATGATGATTATAAACCAGAAATTCTTCAAAAATACAACGACTACATTGTGTTAATGGCTTACGATCAGCATACCGAGCAAAGTAATGCCGGCGACATTTCACATCAGGAATGGGTAGAAGAAAAACTGGATAATATTTGCAGTAAAGTTGATGCCAATAAAGTGATTCTGGCCCTCGCCTGTTATGGTTATGATTGGCCGCAAAATAGTGTAGGCAAGTCAGTAACTTACGAAGAGGCCATGATCAATGCTGTAAACTACAAAAGCAAAATCAATTTCGATCCGGAATCGGCCAACTTAAACTACAGCTACAGTGATGGTAGCGGGATAAAACACAACGTGTATTTTACTGATGCGGCCACCTACTTTAATTTAATCCGTAAAGCTGATGATTGGGATATTGCCGGCATTGCGCTTTGGCGCTTAGGCTCGGAAGATAAACGCTTATGGAGCTTTATTTCGAACGATTTGAGTTTGGACACATTAAAGAAAAAACCTTTCGACCTACGTAAAATAGCTTCGCTAAACATGGGTGGAATTTCTTACATCGGCAATGGAGAGATTCTTGATCTGATTTCGACACCTCAACCGGGTATGGTTAAATTTACGCTCAACCCAGCTAATTTTTCTATTGCCAATCAGCAATATACCCGTTTACCCGAACAGTATGTAATTAAAAGATTTGGTGAGGCTGATAAGAAAATTGCACTGACATTTGATGATGGACCCGATCCGGTTTACACGCCGCAGGTACTCAATATCCTTAAAAAAGAAAAAGTTCCGGGTTGTTTTTTTGTGGTTGGCATTATGGCCGAGCAGAACATGGAGTTGTTGAGGCAGGAATATAACGATGGTTACGAAATTGGGAATCATACCTTTTTCCACCCAGATATGTCGGCCATTGGACCCCGACGTGTAAAATTTGAACTGAATGCTACCCGCAGGCTCATTGAGGCGGTTACTGGTCACAGTACCATTTTGTTTCGTGCACCATTTAATGCCGATGCCGAACCACAGAACATCTCTGAGATATTACCGGTTGCGCAAAGCCGTAAAGAAAATTATATCAATATTGGCGAATTTATCGACCCTGAAGATTGGGAACCCGGAAAAACTGCTGATCAGATTTTTAATGAGGTGGTAAAACAGCAAGATAATGGCAATATTCTTCTGCTACATGATGCTGGTGGTAACCGCGAGGCCACTGTAGCAGCATTACCAAGGATCATCAAATTCTTTAAAGCAAAAGGCTATACTTTTACAACTGTTGGCGATTTAATGGGCAAAAAACGTTCAGAACTAATGCCTGCTGTTAAATCAACAGCCAATAGCGGTTTTTCAGGATCTGGTGATTATTTTTTCATCAATTTCTTTTACTACGGAAACATGACCTTGAATATCATCTTTTCGGTAGCGATTGTACTGGCTATATTAAGAACTCTGTTTATTGCTTACCTGGCCATCAGGCAGCAGAAAAAAACTAAACAAAATGCCGGTAAGCTGGTGCAAAATCCGACCGAAAAGGTGAGTATTATTATTCCCGCATATAATGAAGAAGTTACAGCTGTACAAACCATCAACAGCCTTTTAAAAACTACCTATCCAGATTTTGAGCTGATTTTTGTCGATGATGGTTCGAAAGATAAAACCTTCGAAATTATTAACGAACAGTTTGGAAACCACCCGCAGGTAAAAGTTTACCGCAAAGCCAATGGAGGCAAGGCTTCAGCCTTAAACTATGGCATATCGAAAGCCAATGCCGATTTTGTAGTCTGCATTGATGCCGACACCCAGCTTAAAAATGATGCGGTAACCGAATTAATGCGCCACTTTTATAGTGATAAAATAGCTGCAGTGGCTGGCACCGTTAAAGTGGGCAATGCCCATAACATCATCACCAAGTGGCAATCAATAGAGTACATTACGGCCCAAAATATGGATAGACGTGCTTTCGATTTGTTGAACACCATTACCGTTGTACCCGGGGCAATTGGTGCTTTTAGAAAAAATGTAATCTTAGAGGTGGGCGGTTTCACCATCGATACCCTTGCCGAAGACTGCGATTTAACCATGCGCATTTTAAAAGCCGGCTATACAGTAAAAAACTGCTCAACTGCAATTGCGTATACCGAAGCACCAGAAACTGTAAATATGCTGCTAAAACAGCGTTTCCGCTGGAGTTTTGGGGTAATGCAAAGTTTCTGGAAAAATAGAAAAACATTACTCAATAAAAAATACGGATACTTTGGTATGGTTGGCATGCCCAATATCCTGATTTATCAGATTATTTTGCCTTTGTTTTCTCCCTTGGCAGATTTGTTTATGCTCATCTCATTAATTAGCGGCTTGTTTTCTCTAAGTGCCATTAATAATCTTACGCTAACAGGTTTTTCAGGTATTTTGAGTTTACACAATGGTTTTGGCCAGGTACTGTTCTATTACATTATCTTTATTGTAGTGGATATGTTTTTTGCTGCCATCGCCTTCAGAATGGAAAAAGAAAAATATAAAAACCTGCTTTATCTTTTCCCACAACGTTTTTTCTGGCGACAGTTAATGTATATTGTTTTGTTCCGCTCGGTTAGAAAAGCCATAAAAGGCGAGTTGGAAACATGGGGTACCCTAAAAAGAACAGGTAATGTAAAGGAGCAGGTGGCTTTGTAA
- a CDS encoding pirin family protein, translating to MDTKQIKNILKAPAPHMVGDGFRVHNFFPSGYEIDMSPFFLMDYGSKIEFSARKEPRGVGVHPHRGFETVTIAYHGAVAHHDSSGNSGVIYPGDVQWMTAAGGVLHKEYHEEQYSLTGGPFQMVQLWVNLPAKHKMGKPGYQAIKQAAMAHFDLPGNGGKIEIIAGNYKGIKGSAHTFTPIEVYNARLNKGAKAIFNFPANFNTGFVIIEGGIKVNGSENAPVDSFVHFKNDGTEIEIEALENSVILILSGEPINESIVQYGPFLMNTEAEIQQAIEDYNQGRFGYLEE from the coding sequence ATGGACACAAAACAAATAAAAAACATACTTAAAGCACCTGCTCCACACATGGTGGGCGATGGTTTTAGGGTGCACAATTTTTTCCCAAGCGGATACGAGATCGATATGAGCCCATTTTTTTTAATGGATTACGGTTCAAAAATCGAATTTTCGGCCCGAAAAGAACCTCGGGGTGTAGGCGTACATCCGCACAGGGGTTTTGAAACAGTAACCATTGCGTATCACGGTGCAGTTGCGCATCACGATAGCTCAGGCAATAGCGGCGTAATCTATCCCGGTGATGTACAATGGATGACAGCTGCAGGCGGCGTATTACATAAAGAATATCACGAAGAACAATACAGCTTAACCGGAGGTCCGTTCCAGATGGTTCAGCTTTGGGTAAATTTGCCTGCAAAACATAAAATGGGGAAACCCGGCTATCAGGCGATAAAACAAGCCGCTATGGCCCATTTCGATTTACCTGGAAACGGAGGTAAAATCGAAATCATAGCAGGTAATTACAAAGGTATAAAAGGAAGTGCCCATACGTTTACCCCCATTGAAGTGTACAATGCCCGTTTAAATAAAGGAGCTAAGGCGATTTTTAATTTCCCTGCTAATTTTAATACTGGCTTTGTGATAATTGAAGGTGGCATAAAAGTAAATGGCAGTGAAAATGCCCCTGTAGATAGCTTCGTTCATTTTAAAAATGATGGAACTGAAATTGAAATCGAAGCTTTAGAAAACAGTGTAATTTTGATATTAAGTGGTGAGCCTATAAATGAATCCATTGTTCAATATGGCCCGTTTCTGATGAATACAGAAGCCGAAATACAGCAAGCCATTGAAGATTATAACCAGGGCAGGTTTGGGTATTTAGAAGAATAA
- a CDS encoding YceI family protein — MATTKWTLDPTHSELQFKVKHLMITTVTGSLKSFSAELSSEGDEFENAEISFKGDISSIDTGNTDRDNHLKSGDFFDAEQFAHIEFKSNSVKKDGNDYIVNGDLTIKGETKSVKLTAEFGGIATDPWGNTKAGFTLSGKINRSEFGLTWNAALETGGVMVSEEVRILGELQFVKQA, encoded by the coding sequence ATGGCAACTACAAAATGGACTTTAGATCCAACCCACAGCGAATTACAATTTAAAGTAAAGCACTTAATGATTACTACTGTAACCGGCAGTTTAAAATCTTTCTCAGCAGAATTATCATCAGAAGGTGATGAGTTTGAAAATGCAGAAATTTCTTTCAAAGGCGATATCAGTTCAATCGATACCGGGAATACAGACCGTGATAATCATTTAAAAAGCGGAGATTTTTTCGACGCAGAACAATTTGCACACATCGAATTTAAATCTAACTCAGTAAAAAAAGATGGCAACGATTACATCGTTAATGGCGACTTAACCATTAAAGGTGAAACTAAATCTGTAAAACTAACTGCAGAGTTTGGTGGCATTGCTACTGATCCATGGGGAAATACAAAAGCAGGTTTTACTTTAAGCGGAAAAATTAACCGTAGCGAATTTGGCTTAACCTGGAATGCAGCTTTAGAAACCGGAGGTGTAATGGTAAGTGAAGAAGTGCGCATTTTAGGTGAATTGCAATTCGTGAAACAAGCATAA
- a CDS encoding Crp/Fnr family transcriptional regulator → MILQFQKYLQEKIEITDEQFESISAGLKVKKFEKNEILQYTGDNLKHGFFVGKGLLRAYSIDIKGKEHILQFAPENWLISDRNNMNNEPSIFFIDAIEATEAVLMPNDFMEQAANKVPCLQPMQIRLLNNSIRFMQKRINMLLSATAEERYLDFIKLYPNLTLRVPQWMIASYLGITPESLSRVRKELANKHFKP, encoded by the coding sequence ATGATCCTTCAGTTCCAGAAGTACCTGCAAGAAAAAATAGAAATTACTGATGAGCAGTTTGAAAGTATTTCAGCTGGGTTAAAAGTAAAGAAATTCGAAAAAAACGAAATCCTTCAATATACTGGCGATAACCTCAAACATGGTTTCTTTGTGGGTAAAGGTTTATTAAGGGCCTACTCTATCGATATAAAAGGCAAAGAACATATTTTACAGTTTGCCCCCGAAAACTGGCTCATCTCAGACCGGAATAACATGAATAATGAGCCATCGATATTTTTTATTGATGCCATTGAGGCAACAGAGGCCGTATTGATGCCTAACGATTTTATGGAACAGGCGGCCAATAAAGTGCCGTGCCTACAACCCATGCAAATCAGGTTGCTCAATAATTCGATCCGCTTTATGCAGAAAAGAATTAACATGTTATTAAGCGCTACCGCAGAAGAAAGGTACCTCGATTTCATTAAGCTTTACCCCAATCTTACTTTGCGCGTACCACAGTGGATGATTGCCTCTTATCTTGGTATTACACCTGAATCGTTAAGTCGCGTGAGAAAAGAACTGGCCAATAAACATTTTAAACCCTGA
- a CDS encoding FeoB-associated Cys-rich membrane protein translates to MDIQTILVFLLFAVALVYVGRLVFKSVQVKKDGCGGNCKCGVDFSDIKPVKK, encoded by the coding sequence ATGGATATTCAAACGATTTTAGTCTTTTTACTTTTTGCGGTAGCATTGGTATATGTTGGCCGTTTGGTTTTTAAATCGGTGCAGGTAAAAAAGGATGGCTGCGGTGGTAATTGCAAATGTGGTGTAGATTTTTCGGATATTAAACCTGTAAAAAAGTAG
- a CDS encoding type 1 glutamine amidotransferase, with translation MDKRGLKVAVIDMNNGAPNQGMRGIQEILSRFRNENNIDLTFDIFDLRQKGEIPGIGYDAYISSGGPGSPVESKGEKWENDFFTLLDQIEAFNQNNEEKKKYAFLICHSFQLACRKYELGNVTERRSNAFGIFPITLTDEGERDEIFEGITNPFYSVDSRDWQVIEPDFDTFEKKGAKLLAIEKERKHVDLERCMMSIRFSDEIIGTQFHPEADPVGMKMYLLQDERKKAIVDMHGEQKYLDMLNSLDDPARIVLTQRVILPNFLHKAIGNLQEV, from the coding sequence ATGGATAAAAGAGGCTTAAAGGTGGCTGTTATTGATATGAATAACGGCGCACCTAATCAGGGTATGCGGGGAATTCAGGAAATTTTATCCCGTTTTAGAAATGAAAACAATATCGATTTAACCTTTGATATTTTTGATTTAAGGCAAAAAGGCGAAATACCTGGCATTGGTTACGATGCCTATATTTCGAGTGGCGGCCCGGGAAGCCCGGTTGAGAGCAAAGGAGAAAAATGGGAAAATGATTTCTTTACCCTGCTCGATCAGATTGAGGCATTTAACCAAAATAATGAAGAAAAAAAGAAATATGCTTTCTTAATCTGCCACTCCTTTCAGCTGGCCTGCCGCAAATACGAGTTGGGCAATGTTACCGAAAGACGCTCTAACGCATTTGGCATTTTCCCGATTACGCTAACCGATGAAGGAGAAAGAGACGAAATTTTTGAAGGCATCACCAATCCATTCTATTCTGTAGATAGCAGGGACTGGCAGGTTATCGAACCTGATTTTGATACTTTTGAAAAGAAGGGCGCTAAACTTTTGGCCATCGAAAAGGAGCGTAAACATGTCGATTTGGAACGCTGCATGATGTCAATCCGGTTTTCTGATGAAATTATTGGTACGCAGTTTCATCCGGAGGCCGATCCGGTAGGCATGAAAATGTACCTGCTTCAGGATGAAAGAAAAAAAGCCATTGTAGATATGCATGGCGAACAAAAATACCTGGATATGCTAAATAGTTTAGACGATCCGGCAAGGATAGTATTAACCCAAAGGGTTATTTTGCCTAATTTTCTGCATAAAGCTATCGGGAATTTGCAGGAGGTGTAG
- a CDS encoding carboxylate-amine ligase has product MNEFTLGIEEEYMVIDPVTRELTSHDQKIVEAAQKIHKDQVKAEMHQAVVEVGTGICRTTTEARKEISQLRYTVSQLAGEQGLRIGAAGTHPFSHWEKQLITEHPRYNEIVNELQEAARSNLIFGLHVHVGFQSRELAIHIANQVRYFLPHVFALSTNSPFWESRNTGYKSFRTKIFDKFPRTGIPDIFNSIEDYDNYVKLLIKTNCMDNAKKIWWDIRVHPFFDTVEFRICDCPMLIDETMAFTALFQALCAKLYKLRLQNMEFISYSRALINENKWRAARYGIDGNLIDFGKEMEVNCRNLILELLDFVDDVVDDLGCRDDINYVHKILEHGTGADRQLAVYQQTGNFEAVVDYITTQTLIGAK; this is encoded by the coding sequence ATGAATGAGTTTACGCTGGGCATAGAAGAAGAGTACATGGTAATTGATCCCGTTACCAGAGAACTTACTTCGCACGACCAAAAAATTGTAGAGGCCGCACAAAAAATACACAAAGACCAGGTTAAGGCAGAAATGCACCAGGCAGTAGTAGAAGTGGGTACCGGTATTTGCAGAACCACTACCGAAGCCCGTAAAGAAATTTCCCAGTTGCGTTATACCGTATCGCAGCTGGCCGGAGAGCAAGGTTTAAGAATTGGTGCCGCTGGCACACACCCCTTTTCCCATTGGGAAAAACAATTAATTACCGAGCACCCGCGTTACAACGAAATTGTTAATGAACTGCAGGAAGCTGCCCGTTCTAACCTAATTTTTGGCTTGCATGTACACGTAGGTTTTCAATCGCGCGAGCTGGCCATTCACATTGCTAACCAGGTAAGGTATTTCCTGCCGCATGTGTTTGCCCTATCTACCAACTCTCCTTTCTGGGAGTCGCGCAATACGGGTTATAAATCGTTCAGAACAAAAATTTTCGACAAATTTCCGCGTACCGGAATTCCGGATATTTTTAACAGCATTGAAGATTACGATAACTATGTGAAGCTCCTTATCAAAACCAATTGCATGGATAACGCCAAGAAAATCTGGTGGGATATCCGTGTGCATCCTTTTTTTGATACCGTTGAGTTCCGCATTTGCGATTGCCCGATGCTGATTGACGAAACCATGGCTTTTACAGCTTTGTTCCAGGCATTATGTGCCAAGCTCTACAAGTTACGCTTGCAGAATATGGAATTTATCAGCTATTCGAGGGCATTAATTAATGAAAATAAATGGCGTGCCGCACGTTATGGCATTGATGGCAACCTGATCGATTTCGGTAAAGAAATGGAGGTAAACTGTCGTAACCTGATCTTAGAATTATTGGATTTTGTGGATGACGTAGTAGATGATTTAGGCTGCCGCGATGACATCAATTATGTACACAAAATATTAGAACACGGTACCGGTGCAGACAGACAGTTGGCCGTTTACCAACAAACTGGTAACTTTGAAGCCGTAGTAGATTACATTACTACTCAAACACTTATAGGCGCAAAGTAA
- a CDS encoding RimK family alpha-L-glutamate ligase, which produces MKKIGILFGQERSFPEAVIERINQKAEKGIIAEAVKIEKIFQNAPLGYSVIIDRISQDVPFYRASLKNAAITGTAVINNPFWWSADEKFFNNALAEQIGVPVPKTALIPSREHPDGTTSESFSNLSMPLDWDAIFEYTGFPAYMKPYDGGGWRDVYKLHDKEDFFDKHSGTQQLVMLLQEEIIFEEYFRCYCIGGKHVRIMQYDPRNPHHLRYATEGKSPDPKLLKTVEEYTLKLCRYLGYDFNTVEFAVRDGVPIAIDFCNPAPDADVKSVGQENFDWVVETTANYAIERAKAQKDGQDNLTWGEYIKASVGGKPLIAKAAPKTAKPAAAKTTTTKATPEKTTAKPKKAAPKK; this is translated from the coding sequence ATGAAAAAAATAGGGATTTTATTTGGACAGGAACGCTCTTTTCCTGAAGCCGTAATCGAAAGAATTAATCAAAAAGCCGAAAAAGGTATTATAGCCGAAGCGGTTAAAATCGAAAAAATATTTCAGAATGCACCACTGGGTTACTCCGTAATCATCGACCGTATTTCTCAGGACGTGCCGTTTTACCGTGCATCGCTAAAAAATGCAGCCATAACAGGAACTGCTGTAATTAACAACCCTTTCTGGTGGAGTGCCGACGAAAAGTTTTTCAACAATGCACTGGCCGAACAAATTGGTGTTCCGGTACCTAAAACAGCCTTAATCCCTTCAAGAGAACATCCTGACGGCACTACCAGCGAGTCTTTTTCTAATCTGTCCATGCCACTGGATTGGGATGCCATTTTTGAATATACTGGCTTCCCTGCTTACATGAAGCCATACGATGGCGGCGGCTGGAGAGATGTTTACAAATTACATGATAAAGAAGATTTTTTCGACAAGCATAGCGGCACACAACAATTGGTAATGCTTTTACAGGAGGAAATTATTTTTGAAGAATATTTCAGGTGTTATTGCATTGGTGGCAAACATGTGCGCATTATGCAATATGACCCACGTAATCCACATCATTTACGTTACGCTACGGAAGGCAAATCGCCAGATCCGAAATTACTTAAAACCGTAGAAGAATATACCTTAAAGCTATGTAGATATTTAGGCTACGATTTTAATACAGTAGAATTTGCCGTGCGCGATGGCGTGCCTATTGCGATTGATTTCTGTAACCCTGCACCCGATGCTGATGTTAAAAGTGTTGGCCAGGAAAATTTTGACTGGGTAGTAGAAACCACTGCAAATTATGCCATTGAAAGGGCAAAAGCGCAAAAAGACGGACAGGATAACCTAACCTGGGGCGAATACATTAAAGCCTCAGTTGGCGGTAAACCACTTATTGCAAAAGCCGCTCCAAAAACAGCTAAACCTGCTGCTGCAAAAACGACAACTACGAAAGCTACACCTGAAAAAACAACTGCAAAACCCAAAAAAGCAGCACCAAAAAAATAA
- a CDS encoding esterase family protein: protein MVKEEHKKWYSPNLSGEIDMLIFGHSGIPILLFPTSMGRYFENKDFKLIDSVEGFINEGKIKIYCPDGVDKLSWYNKSIHPADRVKNHIWYDKYLLEEVAPLARHETGHSKIITAGCSFGGYHAANFAFRHPWLVSHMFSMSGAFDITGQLDGFYNDDVYFNNPVDNLLNNSNPELHYMKIVLGTTDRDMCKPDNERLSAILNKKGIDHWLDIRPNADHDWPIWREMFPDYIAQL from the coding sequence ATGGTTAAAGAAGAACATAAGAAATGGTACAGCCCTAACCTCAGCGGCGAAATCGACATGCTCATCTTTGGTCACAGTGGTATCCCCATCCTGTTGTTCCCCACGAGCATGGGGCGATACTTTGAAAACAAGGATTTCAAACTGATAGATTCTGTAGAAGGATTTATCAACGAAGGCAAAATCAAAATCTATTGTCCCGATGGAGTTGACAAGCTGAGCTGGTACAACAAAAGCATTCATCCGGCCGATAGGGTAAAAAACCACATCTGGTACGACAAGTATTTGCTTGAAGAAGTTGCACCACTGGCCAGGCACGAAACCGGCCACAGCAAAATTATTACTGCAGGCTGTAGTTTTGGTGGTTACCACGCAGCAAATTTTGCTTTCAGGCACCCCTGGCTGGTTAGCCACATGTTTAGTATGAGTGGGGCTTTCGATATTACCGGTCAGTTAGATGGTTTTTATAACGACGATGTGTACTTCAACAATCCGGTCGATAATCTGCTAAATAACAGTAATCCCGAATTGCACTACATGAAAATTGTATTGGGCACTACAGATCGCGATATGTGTAAACCCGACAACGAACGTTTATCGGCCATTCTCAATAAAAAGGGGATCGACCACTGGCTTGATATCAGGCCAAATGCCGACCACGATTGGCCAATATGGAGAGAAATGTTTCCAGATTACATTGCACAACTGTAG
- a CDS encoding esterase family protein encodes MMYTTILPVKINTNGYKIQSTCLKHEVEIDIYTPEGILGNEKIELLLLNDGQDVAKMDFSQILEHAHHGKRNHRLIVVAIKASAERLLEYGVAGVADFKGRGAKANLYTDFVIKELLPFVKKKIALPITGKVGFAGFSLGGLSAFDIVWNNPTVFDVVGVFSGAFWWRKKDLTDGYTDADRIMHEQIEHTATKPEMKFWLMTGTEDEKADRNKNMIIDSIDDTIDVVKLLLKKGYKRPDNLFYYEKVGGKHDVPTWESVMPAFLNWAFGY; translated from the coding sequence ATGATGTACACAACAATTTTACCGGTAAAAATTAATACAAACGGTTATAAAATACAATCGACTTGTTTAAAGCACGAGGTAGAAATAGATATTTATACGCCTGAAGGTATTTTGGGGAATGAAAAAATAGAGCTTCTGTTATTGAATGATGGGCAGGATGTTGCCAAAATGGATTTTAGCCAGATTTTGGAGCATGCACACCATGGTAAAAGAAACCACAGGTTAATTGTTGTGGCTATTAAGGCATCGGCAGAGCGCTTGCTTGAATACGGTGTAGCTGGCGTTGCCGATTTTAAGGGGCGCGGAGCAAAAGCTAATCTATACACCGATTTTGTAATTAAAGAACTCCTACCTTTTGTTAAAAAGAAAATTGCTTTGCCAATTACTGGTAAGGTGGGTTTTGCGGGCTTTTCTTTAGGTGGTTTATCTGCATTTGATATCGTGTGGAATAACCCAACGGTTTTTGATGTTGTTGGTGTCTTTTCTGGTGCATTCTGGTGGCGCAAAAAAGACCTTACCGATGGTTATACCGATGCTGACCGTATTATGCATGAACAAATTGAGCATACTGCCACAAAACCTGAAATGAAATTCTGGTTAATGACCGGTACAGAAGACGAAAAGGCCGACCGGAATAAAAACATGATCATCGATTCTATTGATGACACGATTGATGTGGTTAAATTGCTCTTAAAAAAAGGATATAAACGGCCTGACAATCTTTTTTATTATGAAAAAGTTGGTGGTAAACACGATGTTCCCACCTGGGAAAGTGTAATGCCTGCATTTTTAAACTGGGCATTTGGCTATTAA
- a CDS encoding DUF1801 domain-containing protein gives MTGAKPIHPDFGYLLNFKEKSLINLFCDLRTFILELYPDANELLYHTHALTTVFSISDKLSDSFCMIPIYTNHLNLGFNKGTLLNDPQHLLAGTGNLIKHIPVKQTSDYRNEQVNQLIKEAIALAINDMEKPTKIIGQRISKIKKK, from the coding sequence ATGACAGGAGCAAAACCGATACACCCTGATTTTGGTTATTTGTTAAATTTTAAGGAGAAAAGCCTAATTAATCTCTTTTGCGATTTAAGGACCTTTATACTGGAGCTTTATCCCGATGCCAACGAATTGCTCTATCATACCCACGCCCTAACAACGGTATTCTCTATTTCTGATAAGCTTAGCGATTCATTCTGTATGATCCCGATTTACACCAATCATTTAAACCTCGGTTTCAACAAAGGCACTTTATTAAATGATCCGCAGCACCTACTGGCAGGAACCGGAAACCTCATTAAACATATTCCGGTTAAACAAACAAGCGATTATAGAAATGAACAAGTAAACCAATTGATTAAAGAAGCAATTGCCCTGGCCATAAACGACATGGAGAAACCCACAAAAATAATAGGTCAGCGGATTTCGAAAATTAAGAAAAAGTAG